TCGGGACATTGGGGTTTCCTCATTATAATggatttacatgacactacaacattctacggCGGCCATGTTAGATCCCAATTAACATTACATGGGGGGATATTTAAATCATAGAAAATTATATTATATCTATTATTTAATTAATGCTATGTAACTGAATGTCTGGAAATAGAACAACATTTCTAAATTCTAAATTTTAAATTTCTAAATTCTAAATTCTAAACATTGGCCCAACTAGGCTCTGGAGGTATTTAGGTTAGCACAATGTATTGGACATGATTATTTATTGATTTTAATAAAGAATTTTGCATATTGAACAGTGGTAATATTTATTTGAACATAGttactatatattttttgttgtatttAAGTATATGTGACAGTCAGCACATCATTACTGTATGATACATCATATCCAATGAATAAGTAAAGATAAATacagccatttaaaaaaaaaaaaaaatgaaattagaCATCGCCAATATATCACATTCGATTTATTTGGTATTGATGCATTTAGCTGGACGTACACAGCAGCAGATGAGATGTAGGCTCATATGCTCTGTATGGTCCGTTATGAATGAGAGTCTATATTGCCGTCCTACAAATAAAACACACAGTTATTTGCTTATATTTTATTTGTCTGCAGATATAAAAATCAATGTATTTATGTTTGGATGATACAGTATAGAAGTGTTACAGTAACTGTGATTAGGTACCAGGTGGACTCTCTTGGCATCGGAAAACGCTAAAAGTTATTTTCAAAGTGTGTCATGTCAACACAAAATTAATACTTGAACACAGTAATATGTTGTAATTATTATTCTCCATAACATAGACTTGAGGAAATGTATAATGAGTTATCATATTTAGATCATGTAGATTAGCCTGGATACATTATGACTATGCATCATTTGACACCACTGACTATAGTTGACAATGACATAGGCCTTTTAAGTGAACAAGTATTTACAGCAAAAGTTCATAAGCTACGTCATTGTCTTGAGTCGGTGTGGTCACTGCAGAGGACTTGTTACAGTCCTGACTTTGAAGGCCCTTAGCTTCACTACagtgtaggctacctgccctctcGGGACAGAAGAGGGAGACAAAAGTCCATGAAAAAATAAAGTGACATAAGGAGAAGAAACTTCATAATAACAGAAAGGCAGGCTTGCCAGAATAAATATTAGTTTTTCCATATCATATACACCATGTtaaatatttaagtcataccatgGCAACAATGAACAGCCCCTAACACAGATTCAAGCAAACATAAATAATATAATCATAGTTTGTTTTGATTGATATCAATATTAACATACCATCTTATTAAACATGTTTCCACTAGCCCCTAGGTCATTGTAGGCTACTACATTCCTGCCGGTCTACATTCTAGCATCTTCTTGAAAGCTTTCCTGAAGCTGTCATCCAGGAAGGCATAAAGAAAAGGGTTAAGACAAGAGTTGGCGTAGCTGAGGCTGGTGATGAAGTAGGACAACCCGATGAGCAGCGGAGTGGTCCTCAGGTCGGTGGTGAGAGCCACTATGGTGCTGAGGTGAAACGGGGTCCAACAGAACAGACACACCGCTAAGACTATAAACACCATAATAGTTACTTTCTTTTTAGCCTTGTCCAGCGCCTTGGCGTTGGAGTTGAGGCGCATGTTCCGTAGTTTGTACAACATCATGGTGTAGAGAATACAGATGGTCGACACCGGGATGGCGAAGCCAAGGATCAGGGTGTATATCCGGCTCGCCTTGAACCACAAACTCTCTGGGCTTGGGAAGCTGAGAACGCAGCTTTTCCTGTCCGAGTCGTCCGGACTGATGTAGACCCCAGCGAATACCGTGAACGGCATTACGATTAGAATCACGAGGATCCAGACGCACAGACTCACTATCTTGGCCGCTCGGTAGGTACGGTAGGGCATGCGCTTGGAACGCACCGTCGCAAGGACGACCAGATAACGGTCCACACTCATGACCGTCAGGAAGTAGATACTGGAGAAGATGTTATAGTGGTCTATGCTCAGGATGATCTTACACAGCACCTCTCCAAAGGGCCAGTAGTGGAGCAAGTGCTCGGCGATGTTGATGGGTAGGACCAGGGTAAACAGGTCGTCGGCTATCGCCAAGTTTAGGATAAACATATTGGTCACGGTTTTCATTTTGGGCGCTTTGAGGATAACGTAGATAACCGCCGTGTTCCCCGTTAACCCCACGGCGCATATCACCGAATATATCACCGGCAGGACCACGTAGAGGTCAGCATAAAAGTATAACTCTGATTGCGGTGTGCAGTTCAGATCTGTCCGGTTACTCAGATAATAGTAGTCCACGGATTCGTTACACACAACCGGAGCTCCGCTGCGGGAGTTCGCAA
The window above is part of the Salmo salar chromosome ssa15, Ssal_v3.1, whole genome shotgun sequence genome. Proteins encoded here:
- the LOC106572941 gene encoding neuropeptides B/W receptor type 2, whose protein sequence is MENISIANSRSGAPVVCNESVDYYYLSNRTDLNCTPQSELYFYADLYVVLPVIYSVICAVGLTGNTAVIYVILKAPKMKTVTNMFILNLAIADDLFTLVLPINIAEHLLHYWPFGEVLCKIILSIDHYNIFSSIYFLTVMSVDRYLVVLATVRSKRMPYRTYRAAKIVSLCVWILVILIVMPFTVFAGVYISPDDSDRKSCVLSFPSPESLWFKASRIYTLILGFAIPVSTICILYTMMLYKLRNMRLNSNAKALDKAKKKVTIMVFIVLAVCLFCWTPFHLSTIVALTTDLRTTPLLIGLSYFITSLSYANSCLNPFLYAFLDDSFRKAFKKMLECRPAGM